One genomic segment of Spartobacteria bacterium includes these proteins:
- a CDS encoding prepilin-type N-terminal cleavage/methylation domain-containing protein, translated as MNRWPFSIRRYRECARSGFTMPELLMVLAIGGLVLGTMTDVLLQSHKIWRDHFCQFYLAQQGRLARERILRGISQAEGLRSASSSSMQVADSADSGSITFMLPSVSNTYFSVWQHPDISSYSAGAKPDRLYCFTGTGTSTSGIPTGGFSSDARRALANESMQCKLEHAVFDQRVVSCDYSLTFGKSGRTFTNRYRIATYVVND; from the coding sequence ATGAACCGATGGCCTTTCTCAATCAGGCGCTACCGGGAATGCGCGCGGTCAGGTTTTACCATGCCTGAACTGCTGATGGTATTGGCCATTGGCGGATTGGTGCTTGGAACGATGACCGATGTCTTGTTGCAAAGTCATAAAATCTGGAGAGATCATTTCTGCCAGTTTTATCTGGCGCAGCAGGGTCGGCTGGCCCGAGAACGTATTTTGCGCGGCATTTCACAGGCGGAGGGGTTGCGGAGTGCGTCATCCAGTTCCATGCAGGTTGCTGATTCGGCTGATTCCGGATCCATTACATTTATGCTGCCCAGTGTCAGCAACACCTATTTTTCGGTATGGCAGCACCCGGATATATCCTCGTACAGTGCCGGCGCAAAACCCGACCGATTGTACTGTTTTACAGGCACCGGAACATCGACCAGCGGAATTCCGACAGGCGGCTTCAGCAGTGACGCACGGAGGGCTCTGGCCAACGAATCGATGCAGTGCAAGCTGGAGCATGCCGTGTTTGATCAGCGCGTTGTTTCTTGTGATTACTCACTTACGTTCGGCAAATCCGGGCGTACTTTTACTAATCGGTACAGGATTGCGACCTATGTTGTTAATGATTAA
- a CDS encoding prepilin-type N-terminal cleavage/methylation domain-containing protein: protein MKKRKIQRRGFTLVEVIIASAVVVFAVAVVSTEMVRSYRVFMFSRAKMESQGIAFDTLWDYFYRDFTTQLRNNRVIESATPEYCMFSTNGLIRTGIVNYGDYSDIEVQVWPSPAYTLTGNPGSSFKIRRYNNERRRK, encoded by the coding sequence ATGAAAAAGCGAAAAATACAACGCAGAGGATTTACATTGGTCGAAGTGATTATTGCGTCGGCCGTTGTGGTTTTTGCTGTAGCGGTGGTCAGTACGGAGATGGTGCGGTCTTATCGGGTTTTTATGTTTTCACGAGCAAAAATGGAATCGCAGGGGATCGCGTTTGATACATTATGGGATTACTTCTACCGAGATTTTACTACGCAGTTGCGTAATAATCGCGTCATCGAATCAGCCACGCCGGAGTACTGTATGTTTTCTACGAACGGGCTGATTCGCACAGGTATTGTGAACTATGGGGATTACAGTGATATTGAAGTACAGGTATGGCCATCGCCCGCCTACACACTGACGGGCAATCCGGGATCTTCATTTAAAATACGTCGTTATAATAATGAGCGGAGGAGAAAATGA